A genomic window from Candidatus Kouleothrix ribensis includes:
- a CDS encoding amino acid adenylation domain-containing protein, with protein sequence MPTTPEQETRRPQLSDARRALLEQRLRAARQQAQQGPTPTITPMPAGEPIPLSFAQRRLWFLDQLAPGSAAYTMPEALRLAGPLDHAALEQALGELVRRHASLRTSFAARGDEAEQIVHPPAPLELPLHDLSGLPAAARAAAAEQLLADEAARPFDLATGPLLRAALLRLDSHEHIFLLTLHHIIGDGWSSGVLLRELAVLYRAARDGQPAALPALPLQYGDYAAWQRSSLQGPALDQQLEYWRGQLDQAPTLLELPSDRPRPPVPSGHGGHSAFSIPAPLAEQLHALARSTGCTPFMLLLTVYGALLARLSGQADLLIGSPVAGRTLPELEPLVGLFLNTLVLRVDLRGAPSFRQALQRVREMALGAYAHQDLPFERLVEALHPERNLSYTPLFQVMFTLQNSPPGQLDLPDLVVSPVGFAFQSAKVDLSLSLEQHGAEIAGVLGYSSDLFDAASAERFTGQFVTLLEHALATPDRPMTELEILPAAELRQILGAWAGDDAAFPAERGIHELFEQQAARSPNATALRSGAEQLSYAELNRRANRLAHALRARGVGPELTVAIAVERSPAMVVAMLGVLKAGGAYVPLDLSYPAARLSLMLEESGAGLLLTTEQLRDRLPPHSCAVATIDPASALFAGQPDTNPTPCGGGDRLAYIVFTSGSTGRPKGVLSTHRGVVNYLCFLAAAYALGPADTVLQLAAFSFDASVRDTLGPLTAGACVVLPPPEAAKEPADLLELIRREHVTCLLSVVPTLLRGLLEVAGDAAPLPARVRLVLLSGEILRLDDCRRARSLFGPQAELVNQYGPTECTMTTTYHRVTDLAGTGAAPVGRPLPNARVYLLDARLAPVPAGVPGEVYIGGPGLARGYLNRPEQTAAAFVESPYGRLYRTGDLARWGAHGTIELLGRRDQQVKIRGQRVELGEIEAVLAQHPLVRQCAVIARDDAGHGQRLVAYLVLAAGEASVLTSELRAHLRLALPDYMLPAVFVGLAALPRTPNGKLDRAALPAPEVTPANRPSAAPGTPDEQRIAAIWAEVLGRPIVGIDDDFFELGGDSFASIRVARLVGGGMRVIDLFAHPTVRALAAALAGDAAPAAQGLLQALTPTAAGAAQLSLICIPYGGGSAGSFQPLARALPPGYALYAVALPGHDLGHDEAPQPIDSVAQTCVDEILARISGPIAVYGHCAGSALAVELVRRLEAAGVPVERLYLGGAFPNPRFPGKLFEYVANDRLAGDRTFETFFRTLGGFTDAMTPDEIRRIVRNLRHDSKAAEDYFTHRLAEPGRARIKAPIVCVVGDKDPLTEYYQERYQEWELFGEAAQLVVLPWAGHYFLKHRASDLAGIIVAARAPAEPAARPAPRAQARPGPAPSLQRFLVIAISQFVSLLGSGLTGFALGVWVYLQTGSVTQFALLSVCALLPSIVVAPLAGALVDRLPRRRVMLLADLGAGLGTLTLALLLWQGDLQLWQIYLVLAWNTICGAFQRPAYTSAIPQLVPKRYLWQANGIVQIGEAAGQMLAPVLAAGLVVTIGLHGVVLIDVVTFLVAVGTLLVVRFPNTLPWRRKEPLLKEIANGWRYITARGGLLALLIHAAATNLLLAIITVLLTPLVLRSLGGTGNLGVVMAAGGAGMLLGGLSVSLWGGPARLMAGLLGFTVLSGLGIALIGVQPALPLVALGFFLFTLTLSLSNGCYTVLIQTKVPHHLHGRVFALNQMIAFSTMPLGYLLAGPLADRVFEPWLANGGWLAPSLGAILGVGAGRGIGLLFIVAGLLTVAVTVAGYFYPQLWHLEHELPDADPEAQLAAEHTPPHARAPEALGAT encoded by the coding sequence ATGCCTACCACACCCGAGCAAGAGACCAGGCGCCCGCAGCTCTCGGACGCCCGGCGCGCGTTGCTCGAGCAGCGCCTGCGCGCGGCCAGGCAACAAGCTCAGCAGGGGCCTACGCCGACGATCACACCCATGCCGGCGGGCGAGCCGATCCCGCTCTCGTTTGCGCAGCGCCGCCTCTGGTTCCTCGACCAGCTGGCGCCAGGCAGCGCGGCCTACACCATGCCCGAGGCCCTGCGCCTGGCCGGCCCGCTCGATCACGCCGCGCTCGAGCAGGCGCTCGGCGAGCTGGTGCGCCGCCACGCGAGCCTGCGCACCAGCTTTGCCGCGCGCGGCGACGAGGCCGAGCAGATCGTTCACCCGCCGGCCCCGCTGGAGCTGCCGCTCCACGACCTGAGCGGCCTGCCGGCAGCCGCACGCGCGGCCGCCGCCGAGCAGCTGCTCGCCGACGAGGCCGCCCGCCCCTTCGACCTCGCGACCGGCCCGCTGCTGCGCGCGGCGCTGCTGCGCCTCGACTCCCACGAGCACATCTTCCTGCTCACGCTCCACCACATCATTGGCGACGGCTGGTCGAGCGGGGTGCTGCTGCGCGAATTGGCCGTGCTCTACCGGGCCGCGCGCGACGGGCAGCCGGCCGCGCTGCCGGCCCTACCGCTTCAGTATGGCGACTATGCCGCATGGCAGCGCAGCAGCCTGCAAGGGCCGGCCCTCGACCAGCAGCTGGAGTACTGGCGCGGCCAGCTCGATCAGGCGCCGACTCTGCTGGAGCTGCCGAGCGATCGGCCGCGCCCGCCGGTGCCGAGTGGGCACGGTGGCCACAGCGCCTTCAGCATCCCTGCGCCGCTGGCCGAGCAGCTGCACGCGCTCGCCCGCAGCACAGGCTGCACGCCATTCATGCTGCTGCTTACAGTCTATGGTGCCCTGCTGGCCCGGCTGAGCGGCCAGGCCGACTTGCTGATCGGCTCGCCGGTGGCCGGCCGTACGCTACCCGAGCTCGAGCCGCTCGTCGGCCTGTTCCTCAACACGCTCGTGCTGCGGGTCGATCTGCGCGGCGCGCCGAGCTTCCGCCAGGCCCTGCAGCGCGTGCGCGAGATGGCCCTCGGCGCTTACGCGCACCAGGATCTGCCGTTCGAGCGCCTGGTCGAGGCCCTGCACCCCGAGCGCAACCTGAGCTACACGCCGCTCTTCCAGGTGATGTTCACACTGCAGAATAGCCCGCCCGGCCAGCTCGACCTGCCCGACCTCGTGGTCAGCCCGGTCGGCTTCGCGTTTCAGTCGGCCAAAGTCGATCTCTCGCTGAGCCTGGAGCAGCATGGCGCCGAGATTGCGGGCGTGCTCGGCTATAGCAGCGATCTGTTCGATGCCGCGAGCGCCGAGCGCTTCACCGGCCAGTTCGTCACGCTGCTCGAGCATGCCCTCGCCACGCCCGATCGGCCCATGACCGAGCTGGAGATCCTGCCTGCCGCCGAGCTGCGCCAGATCCTGGGGGCCTGGGCCGGCGACGACGCGGCGTTTCCCGCCGAGCGCGGCATCCACGAGCTGTTCGAACAGCAGGCCGCGCGCAGCCCCAACGCCACTGCCCTGCGCAGCGGCGCCGAGCAGCTGAGCTACGCCGAGCTCAACCGGCGCGCTAACCGGCTGGCCCACGCCCTGCGCGCGCGCGGCGTCGGCCCCGAGCTGACGGTCGCAATCGCGGTCGAGCGCTCGCCGGCTATGGTGGTGGCCATGCTGGGCGTGCTCAAGGCCGGTGGCGCGTATGTGCCGCTCGACCTGAGCTACCCGGCGGCGCGGCTCAGCCTGATGCTCGAGGAGTCGGGGGCCGGCCTGCTGCTCACCACCGAGCAGCTGCGCGACCGGCTGCCGCCGCATAGCTGTGCGGTGGCAACGATCGACCCGGCCAGCGCGCTCTTCGCCGGCCAGCCCGACACCAACCCCACGCCATGCGGCGGCGGCGACCGCCTGGCCTATATCGTGTTCACCTCGGGATCGACCGGCCGGCCCAAGGGTGTTCTGAGCACCCATCGCGGTGTGGTCAACTACCTGTGCTTCCTGGCCGCAGCCTATGCGCTCGGCCCGGCCGACACGGTGCTGCAGCTGGCCGCCTTCTCGTTCGACGCCTCGGTGCGCGACACGCTTGGGCCGCTTACGGCCGGCGCGTGTGTGGTGCTGCCGCCGCCCGAGGCCGCGAAGGAGCCGGCGGATCTGCTCGAGCTCATCCGCCGCGAGCATGTCACCTGCCTGCTCAGCGTCGTGCCGACCCTGCTGCGTGGCCTACTCGAGGTCGCCGGCGACGCCGCGCCGCTGCCTGCGCGGGTGCGGCTGGTGCTGCTGAGCGGCGAGATCCTGCGCCTCGACGATTGCCGGCGCGCCCGCAGCCTGTTCGGGCCGCAGGCCGAGCTGGTGAACCAGTACGGCCCGACCGAGTGTACCATGACTACGACCTACCACCGCGTGACCGACCTGGCCGGCACGGGTGCGGCTCCGGTCGGCCGGCCGCTGCCCAACGCGCGGGTCTACCTGCTCGATGCGCGGCTGGCCCCGGTGCCGGCCGGCGTGCCCGGCGAGGTCTATATCGGCGGGCCAGGGCTGGCCCGCGGCTACCTGAACCGCCCCGAGCAGACGGCGGCGGCCTTTGTGGAAAGCCCGTACGGGCGGCTCTACCGCACCGGCGACCTGGCCCGCTGGGGCGCGCATGGCACGATCGAGCTGCTCGGCCGGCGCGACCAGCAGGTCAAGATCCGCGGCCAGCGCGTCGAGCTGGGTGAGATCGAAGCCGTGCTGGCCCAGCATCCGCTCGTGCGCCAGTGCGCCGTGATCGCGCGCGACGACGCGGGCCACGGGCAGCGCCTGGTGGCCTACCTGGTGCTCGCGGCCGGCGAGGCCAGTGTACTCACCAGCGAGCTGCGCGCGCACCTGCGCCTGGCCCTGCCCGACTACATGCTGCCGGCGGTGTTTGTGGGCCTGGCGGCGCTGCCGCGCACGCCCAACGGCAAGCTGGATCGCGCGGCCCTGCCGGCGCCCGAAGTGACCCCGGCCAACCGGCCGAGCGCCGCGCCAGGCACACCTGACGAGCAGCGCATCGCCGCGATCTGGGCCGAGGTGCTGGGGCGGCCCATAGTGGGCATCGACGACGACTTCTTCGAGCTTGGCGGCGACTCATTCGCGAGCATCCGCGTGGCCCGGCTGGTGGGGGGCGGCATGCGCGTGATCGATCTATTCGCCCACCCGACCGTGCGCGCCCTCGCGGCTGCCCTGGCAGGTGATGCGGCACCGGCGGCTCAGGGGCTTTTGCAGGCCCTCACGCCCACAGCCGCAGGCGCCGCCCAGCTCAGCCTGATCTGCATCCCCTATGGCGGCGGCAGCGCCGGTAGCTTTCAGCCGCTGGCCCGCGCGCTGCCACCTGGCTACGCGCTCTACGCCGTGGCGCTGCCGGGCCACGACCTGGGCCACGACGAGGCGCCTCAGCCGATCGACAGTGTGGCGCAGACCTGTGTTGACGAGATTCTGGCGCGGATCAGCGGGCCGATCGCCGTGTACGGCCACTGCGCCGGCAGCGCCCTGGCAGTCGAGCTGGTGCGCCGGCTCGAGGCGGCTGGCGTGCCGGTCGAGCGGCTCTACCTTGGCGGGGCCTTCCCCAACCCGCGCTTCCCCGGTAAGCTCTTCGAATACGTGGCCAACGACCGGCTCGCCGGCGACCGCACCTTCGAAACCTTCTTCCGCACGCTGGGCGGCTTCACCGACGCCATGACCCCTGATGAGATCCGCCGGATCGTGCGCAACCTGCGCCACGATTCGAAAGCTGCCGAAGATTACTTCACCCACCGCCTGGCCGAGCCGGGGCGCGCGCGCATCAAGGCGCCGATCGTCTGCGTGGTGGGCGATAAAGACCCGCTCACCGAATACTACCAGGAGCGCTACCAGGAATGGGAGCTGTTCGGCGAGGCGGCGCAGCTGGTGGTGCTGCCGTGGGCCGGCCACTATTTCCTCAAGCACCGCGCGAGCGACCTGGCCGGAATCATCGTCGCGGCCCGCGCGCCGGCCGAGCCTGCGGCCAGGCCAGCCCCACGCGCCCAGGCCCGGCCTGGGCCGGCGCCAAGCCTGCAGCGCTTTCTGGTGATCGCCATCAGCCAGTTTGTCTCGCTGCTTGGCTCGGGCCTGACCGGCTTTGCCCTGGGCGTATGGGTGTATCTCCAGACTGGCTCGGTGACCCAGTTTGCGCTGCTCTCGGTCTGCGCGCTGCTGCCGAGCATCGTAGTGGCGCCCCTGGCAGGCGCGCTGGTCGATCGGCTGCCGCGCCGCCGGGTGATGCTGCTGGCCGATCTGGGCGCGGGCCTGGGCACACTGACCCTGGCGCTGCTGCTCTGGCAGGGCGATCTACAGCTCTGGCAGATCTACCTGGTGCTGGCCTGGAACACAATCTGCGGCGCGTTTCAGCGGCCGGCCTACACCTCGGCCATCCCCCAGCTGGTGCCCAAGCGCTACCTATGGCAGGCCAACGGCATCGTGCAGATCGGCGAGGCGGCCGGCCAGATGCTCGCGCCGGTTCTCGCCGCCGGGCTGGTGGTGACGATCGGGCTGCACGGCGTGGTGCTGATCGACGTAGTGACCTTCCTGGTTGCGGTGGGCACGCTGCTGGTGGTGCGCTTCCCCAACACCCTGCCATGGCGGCGCAAAGAGCCACTGCTCAAGGAGATCGCCAACGGCTGGCGCTATATCACCGCGCGCGGCGGCTTGCTGGCGCTGCTGATCCACGCCGCCGCCACCAACCTGCTGCTCGCGATCATCACGGTGCTGCTCACGCCGCTGGTGCTGCGCTCGCTGGGCGGCACCGGTAATCTCGGCGTGGTGATGGCCGCCGGCGGGGCCGGCATGCTGCTGGGTGGCCTGAGCGTAAGCCTGTGGGGCGGGCCGGCGCGCCTGATGGCCGGCCTGCTCGGCTTCACCGTGCTGAGCGGCCTGGGCATCGCGCTGATCGGCGTGCAGCCGGCGCTGCCGCTGGTGGCCCTGGGCTTCTTCCTGTTCACGCTCACGCTGAGCCTGAGCAACGGCTGCTACACCGTGCTGATCCAGACCAAGGTGCCGCACCATTTGCACGGCCGCGTCTTCGCCCTGAACCAGATGATCGCCTTCTCGACCATGCCGCTCGGCTACCTGCTCGCCGGCCCGCTGGCTGATCGCGTCTTCGAGCCATGGCTGGCCAACGGCGGCTGGCTGGCCCCCAGCCTCGGCGCGATCCTGGGCGTCGGCGCCGGGCGCGGGATCGGGCTGCTGTTTATCGTGGCCGGGCTGCTGACTGTGGCCGTCACGGTGGCCGGCTACTTCTACCCGCAGCTGTGGCACCTCGAGCACGAGCTGCCCGACGCCGACCCCGAGGCTCAGCTGGCCGCAGAGCACACCCCGCCGCATGCGCGCGCGCCCGAGGCGCTAGGCGCCACCTGA
- a CDS encoding pyridoxal-phosphate dependent enzyme — protein MQTETPDLQRPGRPGTSAAQVGCARCRRIAPALSWCCAHCGGPLELAGLPRFEPAAIDGACWSLWRYAAMLPVRLALSLGEGMTPLVAAQVLGVGFLAKLEFLMPSGAYKDRGTAVFINALLAHGGGQVVEDSSGNAGASLAAYAAAAGVQAQIYVPAHAAAAKRRQIRHYGAEIVEVAGPRAATAQACLSAARHSIYASHVWNPWFLLGHMTCAWELWEQLGRQAPDAVACPVGQGNLFLGLARGFLALRDAGCITTMPRMYAVQAAACAPLAHAWDHGLALPVPTTEGATVAEGIRTAHPLRGAEILALARATGGAVLRIDEPAILAAHQASAHAGLAIEPTSAVAVAALPHIRAMLGPGAQIVVALTGSGLKSTDADQPVAAGSRQ, from the coding sequence ATGCAGACTGAAACACCCGACCTGCAGCGGCCGGGCCGGCCAGGTACCAGCGCGGCACAGGTTGGCTGCGCGCGCTGCCGGCGGATCGCGCCGGCGCTCAGCTGGTGCTGCGCACACTGTGGCGGGCCGCTCGAGCTGGCCGGGCTGCCGCGCTTCGAGCCGGCGGCGATCGACGGGGCCTGCTGGTCGCTCTGGCGCTATGCCGCCATGCTGCCAGTGCGCCTGGCGCTCTCGCTCGGCGAGGGCATGACCCCGCTGGTAGCAGCCCAGGTGCTGGGGGTGGGCTTTCTGGCCAAGCTCGAATTTCTGATGCCCAGCGGCGCCTACAAGGATCGCGGGACGGCCGTGTTTATCAATGCGCTGCTCGCACATGGCGGCGGCCAGGTGGTAGAAGACTCGTCGGGGAATGCGGGGGCCTCGCTCGCGGCCTACGCGGCGGCGGCCGGCGTGCAGGCGCAGATCTATGTGCCGGCCCACGCGGCCGCCGCCAAGCGGCGCCAGATCCGCCACTACGGCGCCGAGATCGTCGAGGTGGCCGGCCCGCGCGCCGCCACAGCGCAGGCCTGCCTGTCCGCCGCCCGCCACAGCATCTACGCCAGCCATGTCTGGAACCCCTGGTTCCTGCTTGGGCATATGACCTGCGCCTGGGAACTGTGGGAGCAGCTTGGCCGCCAGGCGCCCGACGCCGTGGCCTGCCCGGTCGGGCAGGGCAACCTGTTCCTCGGCCTGGCCCGCGGCTTCCTGGCCCTGCGCGATGCCGGCTGCATCACCACCATGCCGCGCATGTACGCGGTGCAGGCAGCCGCGTGCGCGCCACTCGCCCACGCCTGGGATCACGGCCTGGCGCTGCCGGTGCCTACCACCGAGGGCGCTACCGTCGCCGAGGGCATCCGCACCGCGCACCCGCTGCGCGGCGCCGAGATACTGGCGCTGGCGCGGGCCACCGGCGGCGCGGTGCTGCGCATCGACGAGCCGGCCATCCTCGCGGCGCACCAGGCCTCGGCCCATGCCGGCCTCGCGATCGAGCCAACCAGCGCCGTCGCCGTCGCCGCGCTGCCGCACATCCGCGCGATGCTGGGGCCAGGCGCGCAGATCGTGGTGGCCCTGACGGGCAGCGGCCTAAAAAGCACTGACGCAGATCAGCCCGTGGCAGCAGGCAGCAGGCAGTAG
- a CDS encoding peptidoglycan DD-metalloendopeptidase family protein, producing MPLFLLCTLGLIAAPVSTAAGPPQPAVVSGAPDEPPGDDLAPAEEQAMWQTIQHNLATLRSAGALAGPNTAQAVTFGWPLRMAPGLADYAGFRVSAFADHNPTSGQVLDYNGGTRTYDGHHGTDIALYPFSWNKVDAGEVQVIAAAAGTIVAKANVDATDHNCNSASSDPWNYVALAHADGRMSIYGHMRYNSLTSKTIGQSVAQGEYLGTVGSSGNSSGPHVHFEVRFGNFSSAEWIDPYAGPHSQPESLWASQRPYYDSAVNKLSTHAAPPSTPDPCLPSVTNIQDSFTTPRDIYFYVYYRDYQSALATQLTIYRPDGSVFQSSQYAPGNNTFASAWNYGWVVNFPNNLPAGTWRFEATYNGQAYETFFNLNAPPTMALSSPNGGEQWRIQLPHAVTWSATIGGAVNIALYRNGVNTATIASTTPGDGEYVWTPSLAITPGAGYTIRVTSALNPAVYDQSNASFSLLPTTLTNTVYSPVIQR from the coding sequence ATGCCCCTTTTCCTGCTATGTACGCTCGGGTTGATCGCAGCCCCGGTATCCACCGCCGCCGGCCCACCCCAGCCCGCAGTAGTGAGCGGCGCGCCCGATGAGCCACCCGGCGACGACCTCGCTCCGGCCGAGGAGCAAGCCATGTGGCAGACCATCCAGCACAACCTGGCTACGCTGCGGAGCGCAGGCGCGCTGGCCGGGCCGAATACCGCGCAAGCCGTGACATTCGGCTGGCCGCTGCGTATGGCCCCAGGCCTGGCCGACTACGCGGGCTTTCGAGTCTCGGCCTTTGCCGATCACAACCCCACCAGCGGGCAGGTGCTCGATTACAATGGCGGCACGCGCACGTATGACGGGCACCATGGCACTGATATCGCGCTGTACCCATTTAGCTGGAACAAAGTCGATGCCGGCGAGGTTCAGGTGATTGCGGCGGCGGCCGGCACAATTGTGGCAAAGGCCAATGTCGATGCGACCGACCACAACTGCAACAGCGCCAGTAGCGACCCCTGGAATTATGTGGCGCTCGCCCACGCTGATGGCCGAATGAGCATTTATGGCCACATGCGCTACAACTCGCTGACGAGCAAGACGATCGGCCAGAGCGTGGCCCAGGGCGAGTATCTAGGCACTGTCGGTAGCTCGGGCAACTCGAGCGGGCCGCATGTGCATTTTGAGGTGCGGTTCGGCAACTTCTCATCGGCCGAGTGGATTGATCCGTACGCCGGGCCACACAGCCAGCCGGAGTCGCTGTGGGCCAGCCAACGCCCCTACTACGACTCGGCCGTGAACAAACTGTCGACTCATGCGGCCCCGCCCAGCACGCCCGATCCATGTCTGCCCAGCGTCACCAATATTCAGGATAGTTTCACCACGCCGCGCGATATCTATTTCTACGTCTATTATCGCGACTACCAGAGCGCGCTTGCCACACAGCTCACGATCTACCGCCCCGATGGAAGCGTCTTCCAATCGTCGCAGTATGCCCCCGGCAACAACACATTCGCTTCTGCCTGGAACTATGGCTGGGTGGTCAATTTTCCCAACAATCTGCCGGCCGGCACCTGGCGCTTTGAAGCCACGTACAACGGGCAGGCCTATGAGACGTTCTTCAACCTGAATGCACCGCCGACTATGGCGCTGAGCAGCCCCAACGGCGGCGAGCAGTGGCGCATTCAGCTGCCGCACGCTGTGACGTGGTCGGCTACGATTGGCGGTGCTGTGAACATTGCGCTGTATCGCAACGGGGTGAACACAGCCACGATCGCCAGCACTACACCCGGCGACGGCGAATATGTTTGGACGCCCAGCCTGGCGATCACGCCAGGGGCCGGCTACACCATTCGTGTGACCAGTGCGCTCAATCCGGCCGTCTACGACCAGAGCAACGCATCGTTTAGCCTGCTGCCCACGACACTGACCAACACCGTGTACTCGCCAGTGATTCAACGTTAG
- a CDS encoding DinB family protein: MQRMQRPDPSEQAAYYDTYIRLVPAGDIVQTLSRQHDDTQALLRGLSDAQACWRPAPAEWSVKQVVGHMLDTERVFALRALWFARGGEQALPGFSQTEWMACCDFDAQPLADLLAEWAHCRASNLQLFTGFDDAAWARGGIASGNPSTVRTWVWCIAGHELHHLESLRTVYREAMG; this comes from the coding sequence ATGCAGCGAATGCAACGCCCCGACCCCAGCGAGCAGGCCGCATACTACGACACGTACATCCGGCTGGTGCCGGCAGGCGACATTGTGCAGACACTGTCGCGCCAGCACGACGACACGCAGGCGCTGCTGCGCGGGCTGAGCGACGCGCAGGCCTGCTGGCGGCCGGCGCCGGCCGAGTGGAGCGTCAAGCAAGTTGTGGGGCATATGCTCGATACCGAGCGCGTATTCGCGCTGCGGGCGCTCTGGTTTGCGCGCGGCGGCGAGCAAGCGCTGCCGGGCTTCAGCCAGACGGAATGGATGGCCTGCTGTGATTTCGATGCACAGCCCCTGGCCGACTTGCTGGCCGAATGGGCACACTGCCGCGCAAGCAACCTGCAGCTCTTCACCGGCTTCGACGACGCGGCGTGGGCGCGGGGCGGCATTGCCAGCGGCAACCCCAGCACCGTGCGCACATGGGTCTGGTGTATCGCCGGGCACGAGCTCCATCATCTCGAATCACTCCGCACGGTGTACCGCGAGGCTATGGGCTAA
- a CDS encoding GAF domain-containing protein, producing MDVTNDRAEERLLARIRRFEDERRIFTEMNRLIGQPWPLREILDRIATQVAELLGAPFCAILLCHSGDGLLTIEGACGLDRDYIACVNANRTMRLDTIMGLPSDEVFRTGQPQVWADVRAHPSFARLRAAVQHQGYTSMVAVPLSSPDGILGTLNCYRAATHGFDDDEVALLTTIATHVAIAIHNANLINQLNASIKQLSELNAIIQRQHAVLTRSEDIHLRLTNLVLEERGVQAVVETLALLLGCGVALYDQRLELIADASAPGTPASAPIRLSPGAPIASAPAATQTQALRRLPAGPHASAPALIGAIGARGKTLGYLVVPERIAHAGELEQRAIEHAITVCALELVKQRAAADAERRLSSDFLADVLAGRFATSKEILRRADYLGYDLAGPHHVLVGAVDQLAEYLARRRPTEAQLVELRQHLADLIDQTVRHTSPRAILIPQGEQTVILAPARAAGPDGEAEVAVLADALVDAIGRTFPGLTVSVGLSAPVVVPIDFGRGHQEALDALAIARNLGSYGGVISFDKLGVYSLLLKSSSRDELLRFAHRTLDPLIAYERKRPTPLLQTLEAFLQLGRSPQRIAALLQVHANTIKHRLQQIHQITGIELDDTQRLFELQLALLVRRLVGPHFDRGEA from the coding sequence ATGGACGTGACGAACGACCGAGCTGAAGAGCGGCTGCTGGCGCGGATACGTCGTTTCGAAGACGAGCGGCGCATCTTCACCGAGATGAACCGGCTGATTGGGCAGCCGTGGCCGCTGCGTGAGATTCTTGACCGCATCGCCACGCAAGTGGCCGAGCTGCTCGGCGCACCGTTTTGCGCCATCCTGCTCTGCCACTCCGGCGACGGCCTGCTCACAATCGAGGGCGCCTGCGGCCTGGATCGCGACTACATCGCGTGCGTCAACGCCAACCGCACCATGCGGCTGGATACGATCATGGGCCTGCCCAGCGACGAGGTCTTCCGCACTGGCCAGCCGCAGGTCTGGGCCGATGTGCGTGCGCATCCGAGCTTTGCGCGGCTGCGCGCGGCCGTGCAGCACCAGGGCTACACCTCGATGGTCGCCGTGCCGCTGAGTAGCCCCGATGGTATTCTGGGCACGCTCAACTGCTATCGGGCCGCCACGCATGGCTTCGACGACGACGAAGTTGCCCTGCTGACGACGATCGCTACCCATGTGGCGATTGCCATCCACAACGCCAACCTGATCAATCAGCTCAACGCCAGCATCAAGCAGCTCAGCGAGCTGAATGCGATCATCCAGCGCCAGCATGCCGTCTTGACTCGCTCGGAAGACATCCACCTGCGGCTGACTAACCTGGTGCTGGAAGAGCGCGGCGTGCAGGCGGTAGTCGAGACGCTCGCGCTACTGCTGGGCTGCGGCGTGGCGCTGTACGATCAGCGGCTCGAGCTGATCGCCGATGCGAGCGCGCCGGGCACCCCCGCGTCGGCGCCGATCAGGCTCAGCCCCGGCGCGCCGATCGCCAGTGCGCCGGCGGCGACCCAGACCCAGGCGCTGCGCCGCCTGCCGGCCGGGCCGCATGCCTCGGCACCGGCGCTGATCGGGGCGATCGGCGCGCGCGGCAAAACGCTGGGGTACCTGGTGGTGCCCGAGCGTATTGCGCATGCCGGCGAGCTCGAGCAGCGCGCGATCGAGCACGCGATCACCGTCTGCGCGCTCGAGCTGGTCAAGCAGCGCGCGGCGGCCGATGCAGAGCGGCGACTCTCCAGCGATTTCCTGGCCGATGTGCTGGCCGGGCGCTTCGCTACCAGCAAAGAGATTCTGCGGCGGGCCGACTACCTGGGCTACGATCTGGCCGGGCCGCACCATGTGCTGGTGGGTGCCGTCGATCAGCTGGCCGAGTACCTGGCCCGGCGCCGCCCGACCGAAGCCCAGCTGGTCGAGCTGCGCCAGCACCTGGCCGATCTGATCGACCAGACCGTGCGGCACACCAGCCCACGCGCGATCCTGATCCCGCAGGGCGAGCAGACCGTGATCCTGGCGCCTGCGCGCGCGGCTGGCCCCGACGGCGAGGCCGAGGTGGCCGTGCTGGCAGATGCGCTTGTCGACGCGATCGGCCGCACATTCCCTGGCCTGACGGTTTCGGTGGGGCTCAGCGCCCCGGTCGTCGTGCCGATCGATTTCGGCCGGGGCCACCAGGAGGCGCTCGATGCGCTGGCCATCGCGCGCAACCTGGGCAGCTACGGCGGGGTGATCAGCTTCGATAAGCTCGGCGTGTACAGCCTGCTGCTGAAAAGCAGCTCGCGCGATGAGCTGCTGCGCTTTGCGCACCGCACGCTCGACCCGCTGATCGCCTACGAGCGGAAGCGCCCAACCCCGCTGTTGCAAACACTCGAGGCCTTCCTCCAGCTTGGCCGCAGCCCACAGCGGATCGCCGCGCTGCTCCAGGTACACGCCAATACGATCAAGCACCGCCTCCAGCAGATCCACCAGATCACCGGTATCGAGCTAGATGACACACAGCGGCTGTTCGAGCTTCAGCTTGCGCTGCTGGTGCGCCGCCTGGTTGGCCCGCACTTCGATCGCGGCGAGGCCTAA
- a CDS encoding VOC family protein produces MQIKRLDHSALVVADLDRTRWFYSHVLGLEEIARPSTFSFGGCWFRGQGFELHCILERDTTAPAGFGQPGLGANTGLAHHLGFEVDDVGALEARLRAHGAAIVAGPMQRGDGIVQLYVNDPDGNFIEFFMHAPGSTLPQFERAPVRERGAP; encoded by the coding sequence ATGCAGATCAAGCGGCTGGATCACAGCGCCCTGGTGGTTGCCGATCTGGATCGCACGCGCTGGTTCTACAGTCACGTCCTCGGCCTTGAGGAGATCGCGCGGCCATCGACGTTCAGCTTTGGCGGCTGCTGGTTTCGCGGCCAGGGCTTCGAGCTGCATTGCATCCTCGAGCGCGACACGACCGCGCCGGCCGGGTTTGGCCAGCCGGGACTCGGCGCGAACACCGGCCTGGCGCATCATCTCGGCTTCGAAGTCGATGATGTTGGCGCGCTTGAGGCGCGCCTGCGCGCGCACGGCGCCGCGATTGTGGCCGGGCCGATGCAGCGTGGCGACGGTATTGTGCAGCTCTATGTGAATGACCCCGACGGCAATTTTATCGAGTTCTTCATGCACGCGCCCGGCTCGACCTTGCCCCAATTCGAGCGGGCGCCCGTGCGTGAGAGAGGAGCGCCATGA